The genomic region TTGCGAAATGTTTCACAATACAAAACGATGCAGGTTTTTGTAAGCCAAACCCTTTTTCTTCCTGTATGAACAACACTATACAGcctaaattattttcctcttgtaATGGTTAAGTTTTCTATAACAAACATTATCTGCATAACAGAAGTGAAATAACCACCTGTCTTCCTGGATGTGTTCACTTCAGCTCTTTCTGTACAGCTAGATTCTGCCAGTCTCATACTTACTCTATTACTTTATGAATACCTACCTTGGAAATGCTCTCTGGCAGAAATGACTGGAGAAACAGTCTCCAGTATTCCAACCATATTCATGAACATGGTATcaaaaggttaaaaagaaaagtcTTTAAATGAATTCTGTACTTCACAGTATTATATTGTGCTACTAATACAAACCATAAGAAAAAATGAATTGAGAAGTTCAAAAGTTGTAAATATAATTAATAAGATATACCTGTCAATAAAACATGCAATTTACTACAGCAAATGGGATAAGTGCCATAAAATTAGCATTCATTCTATATCATCTGATTCCTCTTGAACTTTATCTTCTTTAGGATCATAGTGCACCACTTAATGTTGCATAGTATGAGGAAATATATATCATTTTCATAGATGCAAAGGCTATATATACTATGCCATGAATTTGACTATAATTCCACACTGATTCCAACACACTCCAAATTCATGTTTCTATAATCAAGGTCAGCAAGTGGCCTGAACTATTGACTcacaggcctttttttttttcctgaagagatgCAAAGGAGGCTCAAATTATCAGCCTTTTCTTGCTTGAAATAAGGCTAAGTTTGCTGTATGTTGCAATTAATACTGCATAtttaataaaaccttttttttcatCATGTGAGTACCTTACCACAGATCACATTAGTGAAACAGTATTAGATGCATTATCACCACCAGATGGGTGCAAAATACTGCATTTCTGCCACTGTGCATCTAAAAATCTACTCTGAATTTAAGGGCAATTATGGACACTCCCCCCAGAACCCTGAGAGAAGACTTACTACATTGAAGAATTCATACTCTGAAATCTCTCTCAGCTGTAATAATGTTCACTTGTAACTCCCTGGCAGTATCTGCATCCTTGATAATGGTGCATTTAAATGCAAGTACCACCAACCTGTGATAATACAGGATTTGAGCATCTGTTTCCTCCATATTCAAGCAATTCCACTGATATCACAATCTCAGGTAACGCACAGTCATACAAATCATGCCATTAGATTTGCTATATGCTACATATAGGCAAATGCTTATTATATTCAAGTAACATCCGCATTTTGCTAAAGATGTATCAGGTTATGTCTAACATCAGATTCTGATATCTGCTACACaggtttaaataaaaaatggCTCTTAACTTGTCATTACACTGCAGGGTGGCAGCCTTTAACCCAACTGCATAGcacaaaacagcaaagaaaaataaaggattttGTCTGTGAGAAAGTAAATTTCTTAACTTTCTCTGAGACAAAACCATAAGCACATAATTTCAACATGTCTTACCTTAGAAATACCCAGGTCTgctctctgcagagctcctcttACACCATGTTCATCCTAGCTCAGAAAGGAGCTGCTGGCTTCTCTGAGAAAGAAGCTGTTTGACCCACTCCTTACAAAATCACCTCTTTGTAGAGAGGAGTTTGTTCGAGAAGATATGATGGCCCTGATATCACCTAGGAACTACTAGGCAGATGGATATGTCAGAAAAGTTTAACTCCTGTCACATTTCATCTTTGTTCAGTCTCAGTAGACTTCCAGAGTGAAATACCCAGAAAAACTGCTTTGCTCCTATATAACGCAGCTCCCGTCATTCCAGAAGTCTTCCTCTACCACTACAAAATATCCTCTGTAGCAATAACAGTATTTTGCAAATGTTGAGCACCTTTAATATTAGCTTCACCCTATCCTTCCTTATGTCCTTGCCAGAACGAACAAGCCTGGCTACACAAAGTCACCAAGACCTCTGTCACAGACTTTGGGGACACCAGGATGGAGTTTACTGTGGTTTGCATACTTATGCTGGCTTCAGCACAACACCCAGTGAGGTATCTTGTGATGGGCTGCTTAGACTTTGCagtagaaagcaaaaaaaattactgttctgTTTGGAAAAGAACAATTTGTTCAAAGCCTGCATACCTTTGAGTATAAACTTCAAGAAAAAAGGATGAGGGAAAGACAAGTGTTAAGGACACAACTACAAAGTTACAAGTAAAAACAGAACCACCAGATAAAATCTTGCATTTGGGTTCATGCTTTCACAGAAAATTACAGGAGGAAGTTATCCAGCAAAAGCAGTGTGACAAACTCCAAAACAGGTGAAGAGCACAGGAAAGTGCATATATTTTAGACATACATACTCACGCAGACACCTACATTAAAGTTATATTGTGCATAGTATTCCTTCTTTCAGTTAGGTTGATGTAAGGCAGTCTGTGAGTGCCTTGTTAACGTCCTCCTTCTGTAATTACATTATGCAACATACATACACCTGTTCTTTAGTAGAAATGGTGAAAGAACTACATGACAGGGCATGCCATTTACTCTTAGCAAAAGAAATTAGAAAGGAGAGTGAGTGAAGCAGCTTttgtggaggggagaggagaaaacGAGAAAACACTCTACACTGACTGGAGAAAGAAAGAATAGTTCGATGGAAGAGTTGGAAGAAGACAAAATCAGTGTTACTGAACACATCATTTCTTTTTAGAATTAACTGAGTTatttaacaaaacaacaacaacaacaacaaatcatgtACCTGTTCAGCAAAATAAGTATGTTTGTGAATGGTGTTCCTTTTCagtcataaaaatattttgtcaccTATAAGAAACCTaataaaatttgtttaatttccaaaTGTCTAATTTTCAAGACATTGCTTTAATATGAATTTATTTTCTCCTACATACTCTTACTTTTTGGAAGACCATTCCTTCCTTCTCATCCTGCAACTTTTCAGTGGCAAAAACTAAAAACAGGAGTCTTCCCAAATTGCTTAAATGCAGATTATTTCCAAATGAAATTCGAACAGTCATTAGTTCTAATGTTTTTGTTGAGAGCAATTATTATATTTTGTAAAAACAATGTTCCATTTTTGACCCATGTCCATTTCTATAATATTAAGCCTGTATACTCCAGTGTCACTATAGTATAACCCCCAGTTTGAGGCATGTTCTCTCCATTTATAGAAAGCACATCATCTTATAAGATGTAGACAAATTAGCCTCAAAGTGCATTTAGTTTTGCTATTAGCCTGCTGCAGTGAAGAAACTGAGAGCAGGTTTCCATAATTTGGCTGTGCTGGTTTCAGTTGCAGTACTAAAAGGTAAATATTTACCCTTATGTGCAATTTCTTGTGGTCCAGAAATAACCCATTTTAAGAGACAGCTGAACTAAAAATAAGAGAGTTCGACCTGAATTCAAAGTCCCCTGCCTGAAGATGTTAAAAGTAGTAAAATCCTGGACCACTGAAAGCtctcttttctttaaatattgatAATCCAAttaagtttatatttaaatattcctAAAATTGAAAGCATTTTAGTGGAACAATCTGCTCATGTCAACACAGTATAAGGTGTCAAATATGTATAAAATCAGAGTAGAATCCAAATGCAATTTAAACCCCAGTTCTGTGCTAACTTGACTGTACAGAAATTAAGATGAAATCCATAAAATAGATATACTGGTTCCATGTTCATGTGTGATCTGATTGATCCTTCCACGCACGCAGTCAAGAGAAACTGATATCAGTGTTCCATTATGTACTTCAAAAGATGCACGAAGGGACACGCTGGTCCAAATGCTTCCCTCTGGCATCTGACCTGCAATCTGCTGAGCAATCACTGTGGGTTGCATGTGATCCATGTTCAACCGATTCAGAGTCATTTTGAGCACATTGCATGAGTGGATTAGCTTTAAGTTAAATGCTAGGCTGGCAACTCCCTTTTCAGTAAAAATGAAATACTTCTGAGCAAGCTGTCCAGAAGAAACCAGCTGTATCTGCTTCTCATTGGATGAGACCTGGGTGAAATCCAGCAATTTGTTTCTCACAGCTCCAGTAGGCAAACCTGTAACAGCAACTGTGGCTGATATGGCACTAGAAACTGCCGAAGGGATCCAGATGAGGCTAAACATGCTAATGCCAGAACTATCTCCAAAATACCGAACATTGCACTGCGCAGAAGAAAGTATCTCAAAGCTAATAAGATCTCCAGCACCAACTTTTGTGGCCCCAGAAGCAGATATCGATGTGTCTCTGTAATTTACCCCAGATTTAAATACATTCATTAATTCTGTGTTGGTACCATTCCTATTGATATAAGAAATTAAGGAGAAGCCCTCCCGGACACATGCATGACCCATGGAATACAATGCCTGGTGGAATACAAATTTGACAACACCAGTTTCAGTGAACTTTATAGCTCTGCCATCATGAGATAAACTTAGCATGTAAGGGTCAGAAACAGATATTATTTTAAAGGTAGGTCGATAGTTGGTTTGGTAATGCATTGCTGTTGACATCTGCGCACTGAGTGCCACAGCACCCGTATCGTGGGACAACCAAAACAAACTGAGAGGGGTATTAAGATCATAAATACTTAAGTCTTTACTTTGATTGCAGAATTGATTTGGGCTCCTCAAATACACAGAAAGAGTTTGGCTGGGCTCCACTTCAGCAGCACTACTTAAACTAGTGCTCTGGAAATACTTCCCTTCTGGCTGTTCAATGCGAACACCACTCAGTTCATAGCCTTCCTCACTGCCATTTAGCTTTAAGGAAAGTTGCAAAAAATTCCTGCAGTTGTGTTTTACTGCAAAATTTAGGTCAGTCCACAACAGACCATGTTGCCTGAATACCAAGCTGTTATCTTCAACCGATAGGATTTCACAGGGAAGCTTTCCCTTTATCTTCAAGTTCAAACCAGAGTAGACCTGAGAGATGCCAGACTTTACAGAGGGTAGAATGATGTTTGCAGCCCAAGACTCTGACAGTTTGTTTTCAGTGGTTGCTGAACACACTGTATCACTGACAGTGGAACAAGGCATGGCCACTATTCCATCTTCACATTTTAAACAGGCCTGGCATTCCTGCATTTCCTTATTGAAGAAATACGCCTCTCCACACAGTCCCAAAGCTGCATCCTTCTCAGCAATTCCAAGGCATCGGAAACCACCTGTTCACAGGAAATGGAGAATTTTTATTGTCAtacctttaaaataataaatctaaGTACTCTATAGCCCCACATATCAAGTATCTTCGATAACATGTGTAATCataagagagaaaacagaagactATGTTAGATCACTTTGTGCTACTAAAGGATGCTTGATAGAAAATCAGAGGAAACACTAAGGGTAACTCACTTTTCCAAGTCAAATCCAGTGGTTTAGAGTgggaaaggagcaagatgggGCTGCATATGGGCGATTCTAACCAAACCCTGTAATGGATCAGATACAATGATGTTGCTGGAAGGGCACTCTTGCCCTTCCCCTAGGTGAAAGGCACGGTGGCTAACTGGTGCACTGAGCAGCAAAGATACTTTCAACTAATGGAGAATTCCCCTATACAAGGAGAAACGTGCTCTGTCTGCCCAGCCGTGTTACAGGATAGCACTGCTGTAGCTGCAATTGCCAAAGCAGTGCTTTTCAACCTAAAGGACATGGAACCCGGGCATTCTGCGTAGTGTTTAAATAACctgcaagagacaagtaggaaaaacAAAATTGTAAACAGCAGGCTTAAAATTATTATGCAGAAGTCCACCCATCGAAAACATTGAAAACCACTGCCCTAAGACACAGCACAACAGTGATTAAGCTAGTCTAAAGTTAAAATAAAACACTGCCGCAATAAAGAGAATATCTAGAGGTACCATTTGAAATTACTTTATTTGACATAAAGCAATTTTCTGCTGTTAAACGGTACACTATGACCTCAATGGATCAAAGAAGGCACATTCAAAGAGCAGATTTTAAAAGCAGCCTGTAATTTTCTGTGGCAATTTTCCAAGAGCACCAGCAGCTGCCAATGCCTCTGGCTGTAGTGACCAGTGCCCAAAACCTTTGTGCGTGGAGCCTTTCAGTATCTAAATCAACACACAAGACTTGAGGCACCCTAAAAAATAACCACTTGCAGTTTGTGCCTCAAAGCTTAATCACTAATGCACTCGCTTCTGCTTTTTTACCACTATAATCAAAACTCAATAACCATCCTTCTTACAGGTCTTCTTAAATGTCCTTTACTATCTAAATACTGTGTCATACATTTGCTTTATTCCTCAGCTGGAAAGTTGCTAGATCTGAGCTGGGATTTGCTCTGAGACTGGAACTACAAGCACACGACATGAACCCCAACAAGccgtttttcttcatttctgaccCCAGGGTGGAGCTGGCTATGCAGACCGCTGATGCAGGCAGAAAAGCACAACACATGTACTGCAAACTGCAAGACAGAGCAATATACACGCACTTGGCCCACAAGGGATGTCAGAATATTGGCTAAAATTCACTTTTAATACTATATTATTCAGCAGAGAACACCAGACACTGTGCTCATTTATACAGGTTTCATATATTCACCCTCATATCTCTTTATCTATTTATGTTTCATTCACTTAAGCAATGATTCTCCACTAACACTGGTATGTAGGACTACACAATTTATGATGTGAGAACATTGGTTCTGAGACCAGGTACGGTTTTCTCAAAAGGCTTCATTGCAGAACAGTAagatttttccatttgaaaaaagTCAAAAGAAAGTTAACACTTTGTTCCCCCTGAAAgtggctggcttttttttttttaatgcaaaacaaaagccaaataaGTAAGATCACATTTT from Patagioenas fasciata isolate bPatFas1 chromosome 2, bPatFas1.hap1, whole genome shotgun sequence harbors:
- the LOC136098086 gene encoding uncharacterized protein, producing the protein MPGRRLWWARCWLGVCLSLLGTGGGSTEPCRGPSCGGEAPPPPCRGARCSGRAGRPTRSFLHTATPLRPPQGKAPPAAPHGAPPPRPPAGSAPHPAARGGAPEACPGGDCAANGTRRDCQGLECRLLPRLRPRPRGQGCAAAAEGCPEPALLRAAERAAQFAGDDFAYAAPELGGGALGVQLTCDVKPGENEVPSEDALILQLHLAKGHEKFTEMLKSQQQIIADLQQKLAEQQHILVSQQREILEQQRKMYEQMDLIKVQYGMLFDTVKQMSFQSLQEDIQSYFESHLQGLQNQVRNHLQKSYSVHKVEVDAKVINVGESLLDCGLCESDEFCNFQKTPSQCEKCTVCPAGFFQMAECSANSDRICQDRDECTESPSICGERIKCLNTPGGFRCLGIAEKDAALGLCGEAYFFNKEMQECQACLKCEDGIVAMPCSTVSDTVCSATTENKLSESWAANIILPSVKSGISQVYSGLNLKIKGKLPCEILSVEDNSLVFRQHGLLWTDLNFAVKHNCRNFLQLSLKLNGSEEGYELSGVRIEQPEGKYFQSTSLSSAAEVEPSQTLSVYLRSPNQFCNQSKDLSIYDLNTPLSLFWLSHDTGAVALSAQMSTAMHYQTNYRPTFKIISVSDPYMLSLSHDGRAIKFTETGVVKFVFHQALYSMGHACVREGFSLISYINRNGTNTELMNVFKSGVNYRDTSISASGATKVGAGDLISFEILSSAQCNVRYFGDSSGISMFSLIWIPSAVSSAISATVAVTGLPTGAVRNKLLDFTQVSSNEKQIQLVSSGQLAQKYFIFTEKGVASLAFNLKLIHSCNVLKMTLNRLNMDHMQPTVIAQQIAGQMPEGSIWTSVSLRASFEVHNGTLISVSLDCVRGRINQITHEHGTSISILWISS